The Saprospiraceae bacterium genome includes the window CTTCAAGGCTACCGTCTCTGCTGGCGCAGGGACCGGAGGCTTTACCTACTCCATCGTTCCGGGGAAACCCGATGAGTCAATTCTGGTCTATCGGATGAATTCGACCAATCCCGGTGCTATGATGCCGGAGTTGGGGCGGCAATTGGTGCATGAGGAGGGCGTGGCCTTGATGAAGGAATGGATTGCCAAAATGGAATATACGGAGTAGATTATTTTTGGGACGTGGAGGTAGTGGAGAAGGCGTGGAGATAATGGAGAAAAACTTCCTCTACTATCTCTTCAACTCCAATAACTCCACGTCCCTTTAAAGCGGAGCAGCTAATTAATGCCCATAGCCGCCGCCACTCTCATCTCGTCGCACTTCGAACCGGTAGAAATCGCCGTTATAAAAAGGCACATCCCGATCAAATTTCCGAATACATTGCCCGTGGTTGTTGTAAACCCAAAGCTGGAACCCTCTTTTGATTCTGCAGGAGATTCCTCTTCTGTTGTAATCACCACAATTTTGGCCTGAATGGTATTCCCCTTTGCGAAAACACCTGAAATCACCATTGTAGTTGGGGTTTTCATAGATTTTTACGCGCCAGTCATCAAAACAAGCTACATCGTCGTCATCATCATCATAATGATTTCCTTGTTGTCCCATTTTCTTTACGACAAATTTGTGGAAATCTCCCCGGTAATAATTTGAGCTGGAGGTGAATTTTTTCAGCAGGCGGTCGTGATTGTCGTAAAAACAAACAAAATAGCCTGGTTGCAACTCAAAGGAGATATTTCTCCCACGGTAATCATCACAATCGTCGCCAGTGTAATATTCCCCTTTGCGGTAACATTGGAAATCACCCTCTCGGTTGGGCCTTTCATACAATTTAAATTTCCAATCCGGGAAACAGTCGACGTAGCCCGGCGTGTGCGGATTTTCGCCATATTCTCTTCTTTTGACGACAAATTTGTGAAAACTGAATTGGGCATGCCGTTCATCTCTATCCATTTCCCGAATAAAGCGGCCCCTGTTGTCATAAAAACAAACGACGTAGCCTTGGCGGATTTTAAAGGAAAATCGCTGATAGTGCCGATTGTTGCAATCCCTGTCGAGGTAATATTCTCCCTTGCGGAAACACAATAGTTCGCCTTGAAAGTAGGGATCTTCATACAACTTGAATTTCCAATTTTCATAGCAATCGTCAGGGCCATGTGTAACATTAGCTTGGCTAAAAATATTGACCTGTAAAGACATGATGAAAAAAAAGAAGAAGGTAAGCCCCCAATGAAGGATAGGGCTGGTGTGTACAGTTTTAGTTTTCATTTGAAACACATTTTAGGGTTTAAAAAGGAGTTATTTTTCTCTTGGTTTTGTATTACTGTAAATTAGGGGAAAGAAATGTCCTGTTTTTTTCTGTTTTTTTTTCGTTGGCCTTCGCCTTGGTGAGCTGAGAGGGTTTGGACGTGGAGTTATTGGAGGTTGAGAGGTATTGGAGGTTTGGCGTAGGTTTTTTTTTGGACGCGGAGTTATTGGAGGTTTGGGGCAAGCCCCAGCGACACAGGCGACATTGTCATTGAATTTGAAATTGCCATTGAAATCTCCCCATCCCAGACCGACCCAATCCCATCGGGATTTACCCTCGGTAGCACGATATTGATTTATTCATGCCGTAGGTATGAGCCAAATGAATCGTTCAGGTGTCCAAAAGGTAAAATCGGTGGCGCGGCGACACAGTTTTTTTGGACGCGGAGTTATTGGAGGTGGAGATGTAGTGGAGGGTTGGCTTGAGGTTTTTTTTTGGGATGTGTAGGTATTGGAGGGTCAGCGGCACAGAAGGCATTGAAATTGTTATTGTATTTGAAATTGCCATTGAAGGCGAGCGGTTTTTTTTATTGGAGGTGGAGATGTAGTGGAGGGTTGGCTTGAGGTTTTTTTTGGGGATGTGTAGGTATTGGAGGGTTGGGGCAAGCCCCAGCGACACAGAAGGCATTGAAATTGTTATTGTATTTGAAATTGCCATTGAAGGCGAGCGGTTTTTTTTATTGGAGGTGGAGAGGTAGTGGAGGATTGGCTTGAGGTTTTTTTTTGGGATGTGTAGGTATTGGAGGGTCAGCGGCACAGAAGGCATTGAAATTGTTATTGTATTTGAAATTGCCATTGAAGGCGAGCGGTTTTTTTTATTGGAAGTTGAGAGGTATTGGAGGGCGCAGGTAATCCTTTTATCCATTATCTCAATGCCCTCCAATTTCTCCATTCCTTAGCTAGCAGCCGCTACATTCGGAAAGTGGTTCATGGCATCTAAAACGCCCCCCATTAAGGTAAGTGTCAAAATCCAGTAGCCAGTATTAATCAACAAATTTTTCCAAGATTTTTGTTCGAAAAGGCCATTGGTTATCATAACAGGTGTTGCGACTAAGATGCCTAAAAAGGCACCGTGTAAAGCCCCATGCTTGAAGGTGTCAAATGTGTCTTCTTGGCCCGGGCCATTGACATTTGCAATAAGAAATAAAGAGAGGAATAAAGCCATGACTAAGCCAACTCCCATCATCACCGCCATGTTTCCACTTTGTGCTTTTTCTTCGGTCATACCGATAGAATCCATCCAGGCTTTTCCAAAAAGGGCTTTGCTATACCATGCAAAACCCAGTGCTGTAGGTAAAAGCGTAGAAATAACTAATGACAACCAGTTAATGTCTCCCATGATGTTTAATATTTAGTAATGTTGATAGGTGAAATAAAGCTTTGAAGATAATAGTTTTCCTGAAATTTTATTTCTTAAAACTAGGATAATACTTCTTTTACAACCTTTCCATGCACATCTGTTAGCCGAAATCGCCGCCCTTGGTGTTTATAAATAAGTTGTTCATGATCCACGCCTAAAAGGTGCAAAAGGGTCGCCTGGAAATCGTGCACATGGACGGGGTTTTCGACAATATTGTAGCTGAAATCATCCGTCCTACCAAAAGTAAAGCCCTTTTTTATGCCCCCACCTGCCATCCAGAGGCTAAAACAGCGTGGATGGTGATCCCTGCCAAAGCTATTATCACTTAATTTGCCTTGAGAATAAATCGTTCTACCAAATTCTCCACCCCAGATCACCAAGGTATCTTCCAATAATCCACGTTGCTTTAGATCCATCACCAAGGCCGCCGAGGCTTGGTCCGTTTGTCGGCACAACTTCGGCAATTGCTGGGGTAGCTGGCCATGGTGGTCCCAACCACGATGATACAATTGAATAAACTTGACATCCCTTTCAACCAGCCGCCTGGCCAGCAGGCAATTGGCGGCAAAGGTGCCAGGCGTTCGGCTATCCGGACCATAAAGATCAAAGGCGTGATCTGGTTCTTTGGACAAATCCATAGTTTCTGGTACGGAGGTTTGCATCCGGAAGGCCATTTCGTATTGGTTAATTTTGGCTAATATATCCGGGTCGTATAATTCATCATGTTGTTGCTGTTGCATTTGTTGCAAGTGATCCAGCTGGTTGCGCCGCGCTTCAGTCGAAATGCCAGCAGGGTTGCCAAGGTACAAGACCGCATCCTTGCCCGCCCTGAACTGGACCCCCTGGTGATGAGAAGGTAAAAAGCCATTTCCCCAAAGTCGGTCATATAAAGGCTGGCCACCGCCGCCCGCCCCTTGAGAGAGCAGGACGCAAAATGTCGGCAGGTTCTCATTGTCGCTCCCCAGCCCGTAGCTGACCCATGAGCCAATACTTGGCCTCCCCGGTTGTTGCGAGCCGCTTTGGACAAAGGTAATTGCGGGATCGTGATTGATCGCTTCGGTATACATGGATTGTATGAGGCATAATTCGTCCGCAATTTGGGAAGTATAAGGCAACAGTTCGCTGATCATCTTGCCACTTTGTCCGGATGGACTAAAGGCAAAAGGAGAAGCTGCCACCGGCAATTGTTTTTGCCCGGCTGACATCCCTGTCAAGCGTTGACCCATGCGGATGGAGTCTGGCAGCTCCTGGCCATGATATTTTACCAAACCAGGTTTGTAGTCAAATAAATCAGCCTGAGAGGGAGCGCCACTTTGGAAAAGGTAAATGACACGCTTGACTTTGGGCGGAAAATGAGTGCCAGTCAGCAGGGGATTGGTGTGGGGGAGTGAGGGGGTAGCGGCACCCAGGACTGCTGGCGACAAGAACTTGGCCAGGGTTAAGGCGCCTAGCCCCAGAGAGGTTTTGTTAAGGAAATCTCTTCGGGTATATTGAGCATGGTATTGATGGCAGTCACTCATAATTATTGGTTTTTATCGCTTGGTATAACAGTCGTCAAAATTCATAATGGTATTGCTCACGATCGTCAGTGCAGCCAGGCTGGCAGCCTCCCTTTTATTGGCTATGGGGTAGGCGCCAACGGCTAGCAGTTGCTCGGCTGACCCCGGGTTTTGTTGAAACCGGTGTTGCTCTTCTTCAAAAAGTGCAGTCAATTGGCTGATTTGTACTTCCGTAGGTTGCCGACTTGTCAAGCGTCGAAAAATGCCCGTAATCTGCACAGGCAAACTGGGCGAATCCGCTATGGCCCACTGCGCCAAAGCCCTCGATGCCTCTATGAACTGAGGATCATTGAGCAAAACCAAAGCTTGCATGGGCGTATTGGTCAGCTGCCGTTGAGCAGTGCAAACGCTCCGGTTGGGGGCGTCAAAGGCGGTCATGGCGGGATGCGGGGAAGTGCGGCGAACAAAGGTATAGAGGCTCCTCCGGTATTGCGCGGTGCCGGTATCTGCTTCGTATTGCCTAAGCAGGTGGGTGCTACTGGTCTTTTCTTTCCAGAGACCATCCGGCTGGATTGGTTTGACACTTGGTCCTCCTATCTTTCTATACAGTAAACCGCTAGCCGCCAGGGCATTGTCGCGGATCGTTTCGGCAGGCAGGCGATAACTTGGCCCCCTGGCCAATAAAACGTTTTGGGGATCTTTTTCCAGTAGGATCGGGCTCAAGGCGGAACTTTGCCGATAGGTCTTTGATAAAACGATGGTTTTGAGTAAAGCTTTGATATCCCATCCACTTTCTACAAAAGAAGCGGCTAGCCAGTCCAACAACTGTGGATGAGAAGGCAGGCTTCCTTGCAAACCAAAATCATGTGGCGTATCTACTAAGCCACGACCAAAAAGCTGTTGCCAAAACCGATTGACGGCTACCCGGCTGGTCAGCGGATGTTTGGGGTCAAGCAGCCATTTTACTAATGCCAATCTATTTTTGTTTAGCGAATCCTGCAAAGGAAAAATCTTGGCAGGCATGCCCGGGGTCACCTCCATCGCTGGCTCATTATAATTGCCTCGATTTAATAAAAAAGTGGGCCTGCTTTGTGGTAGGTCTTTCATGACCATGACCTCAGGGACGGTATCCAATAAATCCATTTGTTGCTTTCGGAGGGCGGCGATGGCTGCCTTAGCGGGCAGTTGTTGTTGAGCCCTCCAGGTATCAAAAAGCCCTTTTCGGGTGGCATCGGAGGCCTCCTGCGCCACGCTTGCCACACCTGGCCCACCTGCAAGGGCACTGACTTCCAAGGCGCTAAGTACACGGCTATACAAACGAAATTCATCCAACATGCCCGAATAAATTCCATATTCTCCTGTAAAACCGCGGTAACTTTTTCCCAGGCGCAAGGGGGTATCGGTTTTTTCTTTACTAAAGGCCATGGGGTAGATGCTTCTTTCCAATTGGTCATAAAGGACGACGGAAACCTTTTGCTCGCCATTTACATACAATTGGATTCCTTTGGCTTTCCCCATTCCATCATAAGAGAAAGCCAAATGAGTCCATTGATTGACAGGGATACTGTCATGTATTCGGACCTGGATCAAGTCATGGGGCAATGCGTGAATGAGGCGCAGTGATGGCCTGTTCAGGCTATCCAGAATGAAATCCCATCCTCGCCAGAATACGCCCTTTGAGCCCGTGTTGCCCATGATGGTTTGCGAGCTACTTCTTTTGCCTGGATTTACCCAAATCGAGGCGGCAAAAGCCTGGTTTTGATCGAATAAACCTGCTTGTTTAATACTGATGTA containing:
- a CDS encoding DUF1761 domain-containing protein, coding for MGDINWLSLVISTLLPTALGFAWYSKALFGKAWMDSIGMTEEKAQSGNMAVMMGVGLVMALFLSLFLIANVNGPGQEDTFDTFKHGALHGAFLGILVATPVMITNGLFEQKSWKNLLINTGYWILTLTLMGGVLDAMNHFPNVAAAS
- a CDS encoding DUF1501 domain-containing protein, with translation MSDCHQYHAQYTRRDFLNKTSLGLGALTLAKFLSPAVLGAATPSLPHTNPLLTGTHFPPKVKRVIYLFQSGAPSQADLFDYKPGLVKYHGQELPDSIRMGQRLTGMSAGQKQLPVAASPFAFSPSGQSGKMISELLPYTSQIADELCLIQSMYTEAINHDPAITFVQSGSQQPGRPSIGSWVSYGLGSDNENLPTFCVLLSQGAGGGGQPLYDRLWGNGFLPSHHQGVQFRAGKDAVLYLGNPAGISTEARRNQLDHLQQMQQQQHDELYDPDILAKINQYEMAFRMQTSVPETMDLSKEPDHAFDLYGPDSRTPGTFAANCLLARRLVERDVKFIQLYHRGWDHHGQLPQQLPKLCRQTDQASAALVMDLKQRGLLEDTLVIWGGEFGRTIYSQGKLSDNSFGRDHHPRCFSLWMAGGGIKKGFTFGRTDDFSYNIVENPVHVHDFQATLLHLLGVDHEQLIYKHQGRRFRLTDVHGKVVKEVLS
- a CDS encoding DUF1553 domain-containing protein, whose amino-acid sequence is MLKNLWLVAVTCCLMACDGPISPDPELVKTLPQKVDFNFHIRPILADRCFSCHGPDVAARKGDLRLDDASMVYSLGKNGRKPIEPGKLRKSEVWHRIHNTDPERMMPPPDSKLSLSAYEKALISKWIKQGGTYKKHWAFLPVEKPEWPTVKTPEATTNPIDLFVLAKLEQQQLSFSPVADKERLLRRLSLDLTGLPPSLEEIDDFLSDTSSSAYEKVVDRLLATTAYAERMAQDWMDLARYADSQGLHSDGWRSMYPWRDWVISAFKENMPYDRFLTWQLAGDLLPNPSRAQIVATGFNRNHKTSAEGGIVDEEYRMEYVHDRVATTATAFLGLTMECARCHDHKYDPISQKDYYRFFAFFNQVDELGMTGDDGNSGPNLLLPSPATAALIGQLQLQIAEKQTELALSEKALAEQRDFLTQLKKGNPAPPDLYLPFDQLKASTLDGQPAAQISGEVALEMTERGMAIVLDGEYEYISIKQAGLFDQNQAFAASIWVNPGKRSSSQTIMGNTGSKGVFWRGWDFILDSLNRPSLRLIHALPHDLIQVRIHDSIPVNQWTHLAFSYDGMGKAKGIQLYVNGEQKVSVVLYDQLERSIYPMAFSKEKTDTPLRLGKSYRGFTGEYGIYSGMLDEFRLYSRVLSALEVSALAGGPGVASVAQEASDATRKGLFDTWRAQQQLPAKAAIAALRKQQMDLLDTVPEVMVMKDLPQSRPTFLLNRGNYNEPAMEVTPGMPAKIFPLQDSLNKNRLALVKWLLDPKHPLTSRVAVNRFWQQLFGRGLVDTPHDFGLQGSLPSHPQLLDWLAASFVESGWDIKALLKTIVLSKTYRQSSALSPILLEKDPQNVLLARGPSYRLPAETIRDNALAASGLLYRKIGGPSVKPIQPDGLWKEKTSSTHLLRQYEADTGTAQYRRSLYTFVRRTSPHPAMTAFDAPNRSVCTAQRQLTNTPMQALVLLNDPQFIEASRALAQWAIADSPSLPVQITGIFRRLTSRQPTEVQISQLTALFEEEQHRFQQNPGSAEQLLAVGAYPIANKREAASLAALTIVSNTIMNFDDCYTKR